The following coding sequences lie in one Panicum virgatum strain AP13 chromosome 6N, P.virgatum_v5, whole genome shotgun sequence genomic window:
- the LOC120679187 gene encoding putative disease resistance RPP13-like protein 1 isoform X1 — protein MLISFKTHFNFVISVQFFGQVNTFAHLLPACNSSGESLSAPLYNGNHTRIFSWIVRYEVARCHLRGGHTNIRMWVAEGFIDEQDGQLLEDTAEECYYELIYRNLLQPNYLLADLSECRVHDLLRQLPCHLSREECFVGDPESIRVNVMSKTRRISVVTLKDRVVLPRMDKEQYKVRTWRTSCEKSLRVDNTIFQRLHYIRVLDLRGSVIQSIPNCVGRLIHLRLLDLNGTDISCLPESICCLINLQILNLQWCDSLHSLPLGITQVPKGIAKTPINQVPKGIAKLKFLNDLEQYPVGGSSNNSARIQDGWTLEELGPLFQMRKLEMIKLERPSPCSGDSLLLDKKFLKQLSFCCTERTDEPYSEEDVINIEMTLEKLIPAQSIEDIYILNFFGRRFPTWLDSATHFPSLKYLQLIQCKSCVHLPPIGQLPNLKYLRIKGATSVTKIGPEFVGYGVDNPISAEAVAFPKLEILVIEDMPNWEEWTFVVEEEEATAAGKEGGEDGAAAKQKGEAPPPRMQLLPHLKVLSLERCPRLRALPPQLGQEITCWMNTDDPTPPAITRTHTHELDTRELCGIQREHTVFWCR, from the exons ATGTTAATTTCTTTCAAAACACATTTCAATTTTGTGATCTCTGTCCAATTTTTTGGCCAAGTTAACACATTTGCACATTTATTGCCAGCCTGCAACTCCTCTGGTGAATCTCTCTCAGCACCTTTGTATAATGGCAACCATACTAGAATCTTTAGTTGGATCGTGCGCTATGAAGTTGCAAGATGTCATCTCAGAGGAGGCCATACTAATATTAG GATGTGGGTGGCTGAAGGCTTCATAGATGAGCAAGACGGCCAACTATTGGAAGATACAGCTGAAGAATGCTATTATGAGTTGATATATCGGAATCTCCTCCAACCAAATTATCTATTGGCTGATCTTAGTGAATGTAGAGTGCATGACCTATTGAGGCAGCTTCCTTGTCATTTATCTAGAGAAGAATGTTTTGTGGGTGACCCAGAATCAATAAGAGTTAATGTCATGAGTAAAACTAGACGTATTTCAGTTGTCACTTTGAAGGATAGGGTGGTGTTACCTAGAATGGATAAAGAGCAATATAAAGTGCGAACTTGGAGAACTTCTTGTGAAAAGTCATTGAGAGTTGATAATACAATATTTCAAAGACTTCATTACATTCGAGTTTTGGATCTAAGAGGTTCAGTTATACAAAGTATTCCAAACTGTGTTGGAAGACTGATCCATCTACGGTTACTTGATCTTAATGGAACTGACATATCTTGTCTTCCAGAGTCTATATGTTGCCTCATCAACCTTCAGATACTTAATTTGCAGTGGTGTGATTCTTTGCATAGTCTCCCTTTAGGAATAACTCAGGTTCCAAAAGGGATAGCTAAAACACCAATAAATCAGGTTCCAAAAGGGATAGCTAAATTGAAGTTTCTCAATGATCTAGAACAATATCCAGTTGGTGGTAGCAGTAATAATAGTGCTAGAATACAAGATGGATGGACCCTAGAAGAGCTGGGTCCACTTTTTCAGATGAGGAAGCTTGAAATGATTAAGTTGGAGAGACCATCTCCTTGTAGTGGAGATTCATTGTTACTAGACAAAAAGTTTCTCAAACAGCTAAGTTTCTGCTGTACGGAACGTACAGATGAACCATACAGTGAGGAGGATGTAATCAATATTGAGATGACTTTGGAGAAGCTAATCCCTGCGCAGAGCATTGAAGATATATATATTCTAAATTTCTTTGGTCGGCGGTTTCCCACCTGGCTTGATAGTGCTACACATTTTCCATCATTGAAGTACTTGCAACTCATACAGTGTAAATCATGTGTGCATCTTCCTCCAATTGGGCAGCTCCCCAACCTAAAATATCTGAGAATCAAGGGAGCCACTTCAGTCACCAAGATTGGACCCGAATTTGTTGGTTATGGGGTGGATAATCCCATATCTGCAGAGGCAGTAGCTTTCCCCAAGCTTGAAATATTGGTCATCGAAGATATGCCCAACTGGGAGGAGTGGACCTTTGttgttgaagaagaagaagcgacAGCAGCAGgtaaggaaggaggagaagatgGAGCGGCTGCAAAGCAAAAGGGTGAAGCCCCACCTCCAAGGATGCAGCTGCTGCCTCATTTGAAGGTCTTGTCACTTGAGCGCTGCCCCAGGCTGAGAGCTCTCCCACCGCAGCTTGGACAGGAGATCACCTGTTGGATGAACACCGACGACCCCACACCGCCGGCGATCACCCGGACGCACACACACGAACTGGACACACGCGAGCTCTGTGGAATACAGCGAGAACACACGGTGTTTTGGTGCCGCTAA
- the LOC120679187 gene encoding putative disease resistance RPP13-like protein 1 isoform X2 — translation MLYVILLLPACNSSGESLSAPLYNGNHTRIFSWIVRYEVARCHLRGGHTNIRMWVAEGFIDEQDGQLLEDTAEECYYELIYRNLLQPNYLLADLSECRVHDLLRQLPCHLSREECFVGDPESIRVNVMSKTRRISVVTLKDRVVLPRMDKEQYKVRTWRTSCEKSLRVDNTIFQRLHYIRVLDLRGSVIQSIPNCVGRLIHLRLLDLNGTDISCLPESICCLINLQILNLQWCDSLHSLPLGITQVPKGIAKTPINQVPKGIAKLKFLNDLEQYPVGGSSNNSARIQDGWTLEELGPLFQMRKLEMIKLERPSPCSGDSLLLDKKFLKQLSFCCTERTDEPYSEEDVINIEMTLEKLIPAQSIEDIYILNFFGRRFPTWLDSATHFPSLKYLQLIQCKSCVHLPPIGQLPNLKYLRIKGATSVTKIGPEFVGYGVDNPISAEAVAFPKLEILVIEDMPNWEEWTFVVEEEEATAAGKEGGEDGAAAKQKGEAPPPRMQLLPHLKVLSLERCPRLRALPPQLGQEITCWMNTDDPTPPAITRTHTHELDTRELCGIQREHTVFWCR, via the exons ATGTTATATGTCATTCTCTTGTTACCAG CCTGCAACTCCTCTGGTGAATCTCTCTCAGCACCTTTGTATAATGGCAACCATACTAGAATCTTTAGTTGGATCGTGCGCTATGAAGTTGCAAGATGTCATCTCAGAGGAGGCCATACTAATATTAG GATGTGGGTGGCTGAAGGCTTCATAGATGAGCAAGACGGCCAACTATTGGAAGATACAGCTGAAGAATGCTATTATGAGTTGATATATCGGAATCTCCTCCAACCAAATTATCTATTGGCTGATCTTAGTGAATGTAGAGTGCATGACCTATTGAGGCAGCTTCCTTGTCATTTATCTAGAGAAGAATGTTTTGTGGGTGACCCAGAATCAATAAGAGTTAATGTCATGAGTAAAACTAGACGTATTTCAGTTGTCACTTTGAAGGATAGGGTGGTGTTACCTAGAATGGATAAAGAGCAATATAAAGTGCGAACTTGGAGAACTTCTTGTGAAAAGTCATTGAGAGTTGATAATACAATATTTCAAAGACTTCATTACATTCGAGTTTTGGATCTAAGAGGTTCAGTTATACAAAGTATTCCAAACTGTGTTGGAAGACTGATCCATCTACGGTTACTTGATCTTAATGGAACTGACATATCTTGTCTTCCAGAGTCTATATGTTGCCTCATCAACCTTCAGATACTTAATTTGCAGTGGTGTGATTCTTTGCATAGTCTCCCTTTAGGAATAACTCAGGTTCCAAAAGGGATAGCTAAAACACCAATAAATCAGGTTCCAAAAGGGATAGCTAAATTGAAGTTTCTCAATGATCTAGAACAATATCCAGTTGGTGGTAGCAGTAATAATAGTGCTAGAATACAAGATGGATGGACCCTAGAAGAGCTGGGTCCACTTTTTCAGATGAGGAAGCTTGAAATGATTAAGTTGGAGAGACCATCTCCTTGTAGTGGAGATTCATTGTTACTAGACAAAAAGTTTCTCAAACAGCTAAGTTTCTGCTGTACGGAACGTACAGATGAACCATACAGTGAGGAGGATGTAATCAATATTGAGATGACTTTGGAGAAGCTAATCCCTGCGCAGAGCATTGAAGATATATATATTCTAAATTTCTTTGGTCGGCGGTTTCCCACCTGGCTTGATAGTGCTACACATTTTCCATCATTGAAGTACTTGCAACTCATACAGTGTAAATCATGTGTGCATCTTCCTCCAATTGGGCAGCTCCCCAACCTAAAATATCTGAGAATCAAGGGAGCCACTTCAGTCACCAAGATTGGACCCGAATTTGTTGGTTATGGGGTGGATAATCCCATATCTGCAGAGGCAGTAGCTTTCCCCAAGCTTGAAATATTGGTCATCGAAGATATGCCCAACTGGGAGGAGTGGACCTTTGttgttgaagaagaagaagcgacAGCAGCAGgtaaggaaggaggagaagatgGAGCGGCTGCAAAGCAAAAGGGTGAAGCCCCACCTCCAAGGATGCAGCTGCTGCCTCATTTGAAGGTCTTGTCACTTGAGCGCTGCCCCAGGCTGAGAGCTCTCCCACCGCAGCTTGGACAGGAGATCACCTGTTGGATGAACACCGACGACCCCACACCGCCGGCGATCACCCGGACGCACACACACGAACTGGACACACGCGAGCTCTGTGGAATACAGCGAGAACACACGGTGTTTTGGTGCCGCTAA